In one window of Stegostoma tigrinum isolate sSteTig4 unplaced genomic scaffold, sSteTig4.hap1 scaffold_148, whole genome shotgun sequence DNA:
- the LOC132207755 gene encoding zinc finger protein 892-like, translating into MRSTGGKGEPEESDEEQARKLEHLQSVNSNLAADSNEMLNSSCLEYHQALIMEAKTSVRTEKPWKCEDCEKEFKYPSSLESHQCGHTGERPFTSPDCGKGFI; encoded by the exons ATGCGCAGTACCGGAGGCAAAGGAGAGCCGGAGGAATCGGATGAGGAGCAGGCGCG GAAGTTGGAGCATTTGCAGTCAGTGAACTCAAATCTCGCTGCAGATTCTAACGAAATGTTGAATTCATCATGTCTTGAATATCATCAGGCTTTGATCATGGAAGCCAAAACCAGTGTTCGCactgagaaaccatggaaatgtgaggactgtgagaaggaattcaaatatccatcttccctggaaagtcatcagtgtggtcacactggagagagaccgttcaccagccctgactgtggaaagggattcatttga